A single genomic interval of Spirosoma linguale DSM 74 harbors:
- a CDS encoding YceI family protein (PFAM: YceI family protein~KEGG: afw:Anae109_3638 YceI family protein): protein MEAQPATATTWSIDPTHSEIQFKVKHLVISTVTGSFGQYEGQVETTGDDFADAKVSFSADITSISTGQEQRDGHLKSADFFDAEQFPKLTFVSTSMTKTGDDTYSLTGDLTIRGVTKPVTLKVEHGGQMVDFYGQTKAGFEATGTIKRKEFGLTWDGVTEAGGVVVSDDVKLVLNIQLTKQA, encoded by the coding sequence ATGGAAGCACAACCCGCAACCGCTACTACCTGGTCTATTGACCCAACCCACTCTGAAATTCAATTTAAAGTTAAACACCTCGTTATTTCAACCGTAACGGGTTCGTTTGGCCAATACGAAGGACAGGTAGAAACTACAGGGGATGATTTTGCCGATGCCAAAGTCTCATTTTCGGCTGATATAACCAGCATTAGCACCGGTCAGGAACAACGCGATGGCCACCTGAAATCAGCCGATTTCTTTGATGCCGAGCAGTTTCCAAAACTGACCTTTGTATCGACGTCCATGACCAAAACGGGTGATGATACCTATTCACTGACGGGCGATCTAACCATTCGCGGAGTTACGAAGCCGGTTACGCTGAAAGTTGAGCATGGCGGACAGATGGTGGATTTCTACGGACAAACCAAAGCTGGTTTTGAAGCTACCGGTACCATCAAGCGTAAAGAATTTGGCCTAACCTGGGATGGCGTTACCGAAGCGGGTGGCGTTGTTGTTAGCGACGACGTTAAGCTGGTCCTGAATATTCAGTTAACGAAGCAGGCATAA
- a CDS encoding hypothetical protein (KEGG: abn:AB57_3113 biofilm-associated protein): MHIFTLQRLVLFMILAFPMAAKGTHQVGGHIEMKALGNVAGHYRITVINYLEDGTRGAANQSTIGTLGIFRKRDNALMTTFMVQQTGSRVPIVYANGFCAAQRNLKFIVLTYEADIQLPPGNYTDTQGYYISYQTRNRNAGISNINGPSQTGFTFYLEFPAIQQNNQFFENSSPHFGPINGEYICLGDAFTFPFGGTDPDGDELRYSMITPLNQKGATGQNGTTNPVSAGPYPDITWLAGYDANDAIPGNPSLRIDSQTGELSVTATQLGLFVFAINVEEYRNGVKIGEVRRDFQFLVIDCPPQTTPDPAVQIKNYPKQLTTTICQGDSAILIAAVDPNWNYQWRKNDINIVGATNPTLAVRESGQYSIVVSQKAVCSKVGNSEVIKVDVIGSDARVSATGHLCATTGSIKLVATGVPDVTYQWYKDNQLLNGQITDSLRTPDAGKYWAVLTYRTLGCKARTDTAVLDRSAPVLPSITSSSGFNRICPNSSLPLVGSGGLLYRWQKDDTSISNNESSQLVASSPGTFVVTATDIYGCEGTSSPVTITSVTPVVVTLDSIPGVCGPNNPAYTLTGNPPGGDFAGAGIETDAFVPEQAGVGNHTITYTVKPAPECAGTVATRIAVVAPIPTIQLADSLTTYRGNTFSLNPVYTGDPVQFQWTSATYLDNPTAANPTIADIADDITYTVDATNSTGCAVKDTIHITVFARAWVPDAFSPNGDGQNDVLELPGIAAFPDAVFTLFNRWGEVVYSSGKGYTNPFDGTLNGTALPTGVYAYTLYTAPEKPVTRGRILLVR; encoded by the coding sequence ATGCACATATTTACGTTGCAACGGCTTGTTTTGTTCATGATTCTGGCGTTTCCGATGGCAGCCAAGGGTACTCACCAGGTTGGCGGGCATATTGAGATGAAAGCCTTAGGTAACGTTGCCGGACATTATCGGATTACCGTTATCAATTACCTCGAAGACGGTACGCGCGGGGCAGCCAACCAGTCGACTATTGGTACGTTAGGCATTTTCCGAAAACGCGATAATGCGCTAATGACGACCTTTATGGTTCAGCAAACCGGTTCACGGGTTCCCATCGTTTACGCCAATGGATTTTGTGCAGCCCAACGTAACCTTAAATTCATTGTCCTGACCTACGAAGCGGATATTCAGCTACCGCCTGGTAACTACACCGACACACAGGGATATTACATTTCCTATCAGACCCGTAACCGAAATGCGGGCATCAGCAATATCAATGGACCCAGCCAAACGGGCTTTACCTTTTATCTGGAGTTTCCGGCTATTCAGCAGAATAATCAGTTTTTCGAGAACTCGTCCCCTCACTTCGGGCCCATTAATGGTGAATACATCTGTTTAGGTGATGCCTTCACCTTTCCTTTCGGCGGTACAGACCCCGATGGCGATGAACTCCGCTACTCCATGATTACCCCGCTAAACCAAAAGGGAGCTACCGGCCAAAACGGGACAACCAACCCTGTCTCCGCAGGTCCCTATCCCGACATAACCTGGCTCGCAGGGTATGACGCCAACGATGCTATTCCTGGAAACCCAAGCCTTCGGATCGATTCGCAAACCGGCGAACTATCGGTAACGGCTACTCAACTGGGTTTATTTGTCTTTGCCATCAACGTTGAAGAGTATCGAAATGGGGTAAAAATTGGCGAAGTACGACGCGATTTTCAGTTTCTCGTGATCGACTGTCCTCCTCAGACAACACCCGACCCGGCCGTTCAGATCAAAAATTACCCCAAGCAACTAACCACCACCATTTGCCAGGGCGACTCGGCGATACTGATAGCCGCTGTGGACCCCAACTGGAATTACCAGTGGCGGAAGAATGATATAAATATTGTAGGGGCTACGAATCCAACCCTGGCTGTTCGGGAGTCCGGTCAGTATTCCATTGTGGTTTCACAAAAAGCCGTTTGCAGCAAAGTCGGAAATTCGGAAGTCATCAAGGTTGATGTGATCGGGAGTGATGCGCGAGTTTCGGCAACGGGGCACTTATGCGCCACAACCGGTTCCATAAAACTGGTGGCCACGGGTGTTCCGGACGTTACTTACCAGTGGTATAAAGATAATCAGCTACTAAACGGCCAGATAACGGATTCGCTTCGGACCCCGGATGCCGGTAAGTACTGGGCCGTTCTTACGTACCGTACATTAGGATGCAAAGCCCGAACCGACACGGCCGTTCTCGACCGCTCTGCCCCTGTTCTGCCCTCCATAACCTCTTCATCCGGCTTCAATCGGATATGCCCGAACAGTTCGCTTCCCCTTGTAGGCAGTGGTGGCTTATTGTATCGCTGGCAGAAAGATGACACATCAATCAGTAATAACGAGTCTTCCCAATTGGTTGCCAGTAGCCCGGGCACGTTTGTAGTCACGGCCACGGATATATACGGGTGCGAAGGTACCTCCAGCCCCGTAACCATCACCAGCGTTACGCCGGTTGTAGTCACTCTCGATTCTATTCCGGGCGTTTGCGGCCCTAATAATCCAGCGTATACGTTAACGGGGAACCCGCCGGGGGGCGATTTTGCCGGAGCCGGTATCGAAACCGATGCATTCGTCCCTGAGCAGGCAGGCGTTGGCAACCATACCATTACGTATACGGTGAAACCAGCCCCCGAATGTGCCGGGACGGTAGCTACCCGGATCGCCGTAGTCGCCCCCATTCCTACCATTCAGCTAGCCGACTCACTAACGACCTATCGGGGTAACACCTTTTCCCTGAATCCCGTGTACACCGGCGACCCCGTTCAGTTCCAGTGGACATCGGCTACGTATCTGGATAACCCAACTGCCGCCAACCCAACCATCGCGGATATCGCCGACGACATCACGTACACGGTCGATGCAACCAACAGCACCGGCTGCGCCGTAAAAGACACTATTCATATCACTGTTTTTGCCCGGGCCTGGGTACCCGACGCTTTTTCACCCAATGGTGACGGACAAAATGATGTTCTGGAACTGCCTGGTATTGCGGCTTTCCCCGATGCGGTCTTTACGCTGTTCAATCGTTGGGGCGAAGTCGTTTATTCGTCCGGCAAAGGGTACACCAATCCATTCGATGGAACACTGAACGGAACGGCCCTACCAACGGGAGTTTATGCATACACTCTATATACAGCCCCCGAAAAACCCGTCACACGCGGCCGAATCTTACTTGTTCGCTGA
- a CDS encoding hypothetical protein (KEGG: pat:Patl_0575 hypothetical protein) translates to MKKICITVGVLLSLLRSGHAQSVEKPAYEARKLSIQEVNLVSGYYNQNGNNSAVTGGIGSEQLTDFAQSIDLVLKSTDRRNRQHTLAFDLNIDHYTSASSDKIDPLTVSSASKSDTHIYPSVSWSVQNNDRHTTHGVALSYSTEYDYKSYGINLSFAKASADNNREVSLKAGAFFDTWAVILPAELRPEGYGSGAHRDHDPIDYKPRNSYNASLSVSQIINKRLQILLTVEPAFQQGLLSTPFHRIYFQDGAETVERLPGSRLKLPIGVRVHYFLGDQVIVRAFYRYYIDDWGMQAHTVNLETPIKLTSFISISPFYRFSHQTAVRYFAPYGEHQLTQKYYTSDYDISGFNSQFLGTGVRMAPPSGLFGIGHWQSLELRYGHYVRSTGMVANSVTLLAKLK, encoded by the coding sequence AAGCCCGGAAGTTAAGTATACAGGAAGTGAATCTGGTGTCGGGTTACTATAACCAAAACGGGAACAACTCAGCCGTTACGGGCGGTATTGGCTCCGAACAGTTAACCGACTTTGCTCAATCCATCGACCTGGTCCTGAAGAGTACCGACCGGCGGAATCGCCAGCATACCCTGGCGTTTGACCTGAACATTGACCACTATACTTCAGCCTCGTCGGATAAGATCGACCCGCTTACGGTTTCGTCGGCCTCCAAAAGCGACACTCACATTTATCCGTCGGTTTCCTGGAGTGTGCAGAACAACGACCGGCATACCACGCATGGCGTCGCTCTCTCGTATTCGACGGAGTATGATTACAAATCGTACGGAATCAACCTGAGCTTTGCGAAAGCCTCCGCCGATAACAACCGGGAGGTAAGTCTGAAAGCAGGGGCTTTTTTTGATACTTGGGCAGTAATTTTGCCTGCTGAGCTTAGACCGGAAGGCTATGGCTCCGGTGCTCACAGGGATCATGATCCCATTGATTACAAGCCACGTAACTCGTACAACGCCAGCCTATCGGTTTCGCAGATCATTAACAAGCGGCTCCAGATATTGCTGACGGTAGAACCCGCGTTTCAGCAGGGTTTACTGAGCACGCCCTTTCACCGGATTTACTTTCAGGACGGGGCAGAAACGGTAGAACGACTGCCGGGTAGCCGCCTGAAACTACCCATCGGTGTCCGGGTGCATTATTTCCTGGGCGACCAGGTTATTGTCCGGGCATTCTATCGCTATTACATTGACGACTGGGGCATGCAGGCACATACGGTCAACCTCGAAACACCCATTAAACTCACGTCTTTCATCTCAATCAGCCCCTTTTACCGATTCAGTCATCAGACCGCCGTTCGGTATTTCGCTCCTTATGGCGAGCACCAGCTGACGCAGAAGTACTACACGAGTGATTATGACATCTCTGGATTCAACAGTCAATTTTTAGGGACCGGTGTTCGAATGGCTCCACCCAGTGGCTTGTTTGGAATTGGGCATTGGCAAAGCCTCGAACTCCGCTACGGCCATTATGTACGCAGTACTGGCATGGTTGCAAATAGCGTAACCCTGCTGGCTAAACTTAAATAA